CGCACGTGTGGGTGTCCTCGTCAGTGGCGAGAACGAGCTCCTCGATCTGGTCGGTGGCGACTCTCTTGCCGTGCTCCCTGTGTTGTTCGCAGCCGACCACCTCGATCGAGCCGTGCTTGCAAGTGTAGAGGCTCCGCATTTGCAAAGCCAGTACAGGACCTCCTTGAGCTGCACGATTTTGCGGACGCCCGTCGAAGTAAATCTCGCCGAAGAATATCCAGCGCATGCTCTGCTCGTCGTTCGCGTCACTGATGGAACCGGCATCAAACGTCAGCTTCGTGCGCCTCAAGGCATGGGTCTTGACGGCGGTCGAGTCATCGACGACCCTCGGGTCGACGAGGGAGCCGAGCGAACCAGACGAGACGATGGCTACTCGGGTGTAGCCTTCAGCGTCCCAGGGTTTGATGCCCGGGTCGAGGTAGTGGATGTCAAAGAAATCCTTGGACCCCTGGACGAGCTGGAAGTTGTCTCGGAAGCTGTTCTC
The DNA window shown above is from Dermacentor silvarum isolate Dsil-2018 chromosome 1, BIME_Dsil_1.4, whole genome shotgun sequence and carries:
- the LOC119440095 gene encoding microtubule-associated protein RP/EB family member 1-like, with the translated sequence MDMLARGNFNLAKVTLRTPLEPQSVENFGVPQASLEQVDGDKSTPMARLAENSFRDNFQLVQGSKDFFDIHYLDPGIKPWDAEGYTRVAIVSSGSLGSLVDPRVVDDSTAVKTHALRRTKLTFDAGSISDANDEQSMRWIFFGEIYFDGRPQNRAAQGGPVLALQMRSLYTCKHGSIEVVGCEQHREHGKRVATDQIEELVLATDEDTHTCANVYAL